In Candidatus Beckwithbacteria bacterium, one genomic interval encodes:
- the rpsD gene encoding 30S ribosomal protein S4, producing MARYTGPKNRLARSLGRELGLKTNAAKLDRRLQVPPGQHGPKGRRGKPSDYSLQLKEKQKVRWTYGVLERQFRRYFEEARKNPKATGTRLLQLLELRLDNAIFRAGLAPTRTAARQFVTHGHVLVNGKKVDIPSYQVKTGDTVTLVNKLLETPVVKTLLENKKYQIPKWMERKAAVGKIVREPERNEMDSDISEQLIVEYYSR from the coding sequence ATGGCAAGATATACTGGACCAAAAAATCGATTAGCTCGTAGCTTAGGCCGAGAATTAGGTCTTAAAACTAATGCAGCCAAACTGGATCGCCGCCTGCAAGTTCCTCCTGGACAGCATGGACCAAAGGGTCGACGCGGTAAGCCATCTGACTATAGTTTACAGCTTAAAGAAAAACAAAAAGTCCGCTGGACGTATGGAGTTTTAGAGCGTCAATTCCGTCGTTACTTTGAAGAAGCTCGCAAAAATCCTAAAGCTACTGGTACCCGCTTGCTTCAGCTTTTAGAGCTGAGATTAGATAATGCTATTTTCCGAGCTGGATTAGCCCCAACCCGAACTGCAGCCCGCCAGTTTGTGACTCATGGCCATGTTTTAGTAAATGGTAAAAAAGTTGATATTCCATCTTATCAAGTCAAAACAGGTGATACCGTGACTTTAGTCAATAAACTATTGGAAACTCCAGTAGTTAAAACATTATTGGAAAATAAAAAATATCAAATACCCAAATGGATGGAGCGTAAAGCTGCAGTTGGTAAAATTGTCAGAGAGCCGGAACGGAATGAAATGGATTCAGATATTTCTGAACAATTAATCGTTGAGTATTATTCTCGTTAA
- the secY gene encoding preprotein translocase subunit SecY, with the protein MNIAELIRSVFNAKELRNKLLFTLVIFVIFRFVAHIPLPGVDTDALKALFNSNQLLGLLDIFSGGTLGNFSILALGLGPYINASIILNLLTIVIPKLEELSKEGDYGREKINMYTRFLTIPLAIFQSISMIAILRSQQPPIITQINPIGITAMVITMVAGTVLLMWLGELITEFGIGNGISLLIFAGIVGRLPVSLFQTLSVAETFNFMNIVIFAAMAILVIAGIVVVNEATRKITISYARRIRGQSGIGSVESHIPLRVNQAGVIPIIFAISLVLVPSFIGRYLQTLSNQGLSNFGITLNTIFNPSGLWYNLLYFLLVVVFTYFYTAITFNPNKIADDIKKQGGFIPGIRPGQPTSTYLNRVLTRITLAGALFLGAIAILPSIARELTQINTLAIGGTGILIVVSVILETSKSLQAQLVMRNYDKFIY; encoded by the coding sequence ATGAACATTGCTGAACTTATCCGATCAGTTTTTAATGCCAAAGAGCTTCGTAACAAGCTTTTATTTACCTTAGTTATTTTTGTCATTTTCCGTTTTGTAGCCCACATTCCTTTACCAGGAGTGGATACCGATGCTCTAAAAGCTCTGTTTAATAGCAATCAGCTATTGGGACTTTTGGATATTTTCTCAGGGGGAACTTTGGGTAATTTTTCAATTTTGGCTTTAGGGTTGGGGCCATACATTAATGCCTCGATTATTTTAAATCTACTGACAATCGTTATCCCTAAGCTGGAAGAGCTATCCAAAGAAGGGGATTATGGTCGGGAAAAGATCAATATGTATACTCGGTTTTTGACGATTCCTTTGGCAATTTTCCAATCTATTTCCATGATTGCGATTTTGCGCTCACAGCAGCCTCCCATTATTACCCAGATTAACCCAATTGGAATTACGGCTATGGTAATTACTATGGTAGCCGGAACGGTTTTGCTGATGTGGTTGGGAGAACTGATCACCGAGTTCGGAATTGGCAATGGTATTTCCCTGCTGATTTTTGCCGGGATCGTGGGTCGTCTGCCAGTATCTTTATTTCAAACTCTGTCTGTAGCTGAGACTTTTAATTTTATGAATATTGTGATTTTTGCAGCCATGGCCATTTTAGTTATTGCCGGGATTGTAGTAGTCAATGAAGCTACTCGTAAAATCACCATTTCTTATGCTAGGAGAATTAGGGGTCAAAGTGGCATCGGGAGTGTCGAATCCCATATTCCGCTACGGGTCAATCAAGCTGGGGTGATCCCGATCATCTTTGCTATTTCCTTGGTTTTAGTGCCTTCATTTATTGGCCGTTACCTCCAGACGCTTTCAAACCAAGGTTTGAGTAATTTTGGCATAACTTTAAATACTATTTTTAATCCCAGTGGTTTGTGGTACAACTTGCTCTACTTTTTGCTGGTAGTGGTTTTTACCTATTTTTATACAGCCATTACTTTTAATCCCAATAAAATTGCCGATGATATTAAAAAACAAGGTGGGTTTATCCCTGGGATCAGACCAGGTCAACCAACCTCTACTTATCTCAATCGAGTACTAACCCGAATTACTTTGGCTGGAGCGCTATTTTTGGGAGCCATTGCGATTTTGCCCTCAATTGCCCGGGAACTAACTCAAATCAATACCTTGGCGATTGGCGGAACCGGAATCTTAATCGTAGTATCAGTAATTTTAGAAACCAGCAAGAGTTTACAAGCTCAGTTGGTGATGCGTAATTACGACAAGTTTATTTATTAA
- the rplQ gene encoding 50S ribosomal protein L17, with amino-acid sequence MRHQVSGLKLNRDTNHRKQLVKTMVSQLVLQGSMVTTEAKAKLIRNVTQKLLVKAKENTLHIRRQLIAQLGNPQAVKQMMDHIAPKLADAPGGFVTMVRQGTRRGDNTMMIKLELPVVKELIQEQAQKAKEEKKIAKKPVKKTDKAESKKK; translated from the coding sequence ATGAGACATCAAGTATCTGGTTTAAAACTAAACCGAGACACCAATCATCGCAAACAACTTGTTAAAACCATGGTAAGCCAGTTGGTTCTACAAGGAAGCATGGTTACAACTGAAGCTAAAGCTAAGCTAATTCGCAATGTGACCCAAAAACTCTTGGTTAAAGCCAAGGAAAATACCCTTCATATCAGACGTCAACTGATTGCTCAACTGGGTAATCCTCAGGCTGTCAAGCAAATGATGGATCATATTGCCCCAAAACTAGCTGATGCTCCAGGTGGGTTTGTAACTATGGTTCGTCAAGGAACTCGTCGCGGTGACAACACTATGATGATTAAACTTGAACTACCGGTTGTAAAAGAGCTGATTCAAGAACAGGCTCAAAAAGCTAAAGAAGAAAAAAAGATAGCTAAAAAACCTGTCAAAAAAACCGACAAAGCTGAATCAAAGAAAAAATAA
- the rplM gene encoding 50S ribosomal protein L13 has translation MTTTATKKTDIKRTWHVIDLKHQVLGRASTQIAELLIGKHKSCFNAHVDCGDYVVAINAAKVEVTGRKAKQKMYYSHSGFPGGFKEVNYTQQMVKDPRKIIEHAISGMLPKNKLKKDRMKRLRIFVDDKHPYADKLEK, from the coding sequence ATGACTACAACTGCGACTAAAAAAACTGATATCAAACGCACTTGGCATGTTATTGATCTAAAACATCAAGTTTTAGGTCGAGCTTCAACGCAAATTGCCGAACTGTTGATTGGTAAACACAAATCTTGTTTTAATGCTCATGTTGATTGTGGAGATTATGTAGTAGCTATTAATGCTGCTAAAGTTGAGGTGACTGGACGAAAAGCTAAACAAAAAATGTACTACAGTCATAGTGGCTTTCCCGGTGGTTTCAAAGAAGTTAACTACACCCAACAAATGGTTAAAGATCCAAGAAAAATTATCGAACATGCTATTTCCGGCATGTTACCTAAAAACAAACTTAAAAAAGACCGCATGAAGAGGCTTAGAATTTTTGTTGATGATAAGCATCCTTATGCTGATAAATTAGAAAAATAA
- a CDS encoding DNA-directed RNA polymerase subunit alpha, which produces MLQPQFKIETLEEKDGYAKLSIEPLEQGYGHTLGNALRRTLLTSIKGAAAASVKIDGVKHRFSTLSGMKEDVVEFCLQLKQLRIKYEGDEPVELRLEVSGKKEITAAAIEAPAGVEILNPELVLAHLSDAKAKLKAIITVESGYGYKLAEERRTSTVGVIPLDTAYSPILRVKYDVKETRVGQRTDFDNLLLDIWTDGTVKPQDAVVSAAKTLISYFNQIVDPVLPEKEEKEEIDPHEQEVMRLTVEELDLPTRIANALRKGGFETVKDLSKASKDEIAKVKNLGGKSVDIVVEKLVEKGISVAAE; this is translated from the coding sequence ATGTTGCAACCACAATTTAAAATCGAAACTCTTGAAGAGAAAGATGGCTATGCCAAGCTTTCGATTGAACCATTGGAACAAGGCTATGGTCATACTTTAGGTAATGCTCTACGCCGAACTCTACTGACCTCTATCAAAGGGGCTGCTGCTGCTTCAGTCAAAATTGACGGAGTCAAACATCGTTTTAGTACCCTTTCAGGCATGAAAGAAGATGTAGTCGAGTTTTGTTTACAACTAAAACAGCTTCGGATTAAATACGAAGGTGATGAGCCAGTCGAGTTACGCTTAGAAGTTTCAGGCAAAAAAGAGATTACCGCTGCAGCTATTGAAGCTCCAGCTGGAGTCGAAATCTTAAATCCAGAATTGGTTTTAGCTCATTTATCAGATGCCAAAGCCAAACTTAAAGCTATTATTACTGTCGAATCCGGCTATGGCTACAAATTAGCTGAAGAACGCCGTACTTCAACAGTTGGCGTAATTCCTTTGGATACAGCTTATTCACCGATTTTACGGGTTAAGTATGATGTTAAAGAAACCCGGGTCGGACAACGAACTGACTTTGACAATTTACTGTTGGACATTTGGACTGATGGTACAGTCAAACCTCAGGATGCTGTGGTTTCAGCTGCTAAAACCTTAATCAGCTATTTTAACCAAATCGTCGATCCAGTTTTACCAGAAAAAGAAGAAAAAGAGGAAATTGATCCTCATGAACAAGAAGTCATGAGACTAACTGTTGAAGAGCTGGATTTACCTACCAGAATTGCCAATGCTCTGCGCAAAGGCGGTTTTGAAACCGTTAAAGATTTATCTAAGGCTAGTAAAGATGAAATTGCCAAAGTCAAAAATCTTGGCGGTAAATCGGTTGATATTGTAGTTGAAAAATTAGTTGAAAAAGGAATCAGCGTTGCTGCTGAGTAA
- the rpsM gene encoding 30S ribosomal protein S13 has product MPRIAGVDIPEQKRTEIALTYIYGIGRSNVAQILKLANVDGDKRAKDLTDQEVSRIVKALETMPVEGALRKIVGENIQRLKQIRSYRGMRHAARLPARGQRTRVNARTRRGRRMTVGALTKEMAQKLDEAKKS; this is encoded by the coding sequence ATGCCAAGAATTGCCGGAGTTGATATACCAGAACAAAAACGAACCGAAATAGCCCTAACCTATATTTATGGGATTGGGCGTTCTAATGTAGCTCAAATTTTAAAATTAGCCAATGTGGATGGAGATAAACGGGCTAAAGATTTGACCGATCAAGAAGTGTCCCGAATTGTTAAAGCTCTAGAAACCATGCCGGTTGAAGGAGCTTTACGTAAAATTGTAGGCGAAAACATTCAACGACTTAAACAAATTCGAAGTTATCGAGGTATGCGTCACGCAGCTAGACTGCCAGCTCGAGGTCAACGGACCAGAGTAAACGCTCGGACTCGTAGAGGTCGCAGAATGACAGTAGGAGCCCTAACCAAAGAAATGGCTCAAAAATTAGATGAAGCTAAAAAAAGTTAA
- the rpmJ gene encoding 50S ribosomal protein L36: MKVQASVKKICRECKIVRRRGRLTVICKRNKRHKQRQG; the protein is encoded by the coding sequence ATGAAAGTACAAGCTAGTGTTAAAAAAATTTGTCGGGAGTGTAAAATCGTTCGTCGTCGTGGACGACTGACGGTTATTTGTAAACGTAATAAACGTCATAAACAACGTCAAGGATAA
- the rpsI gene encoding 30S ribosomal protein S9 produces MADTIAKPKIVKKDYVAAVGRRKEATARVRLYLTKKGEIEVNGKRIEEYFPGEIAKSMYAEPLRTCNLIGKHAISIKVNGSGKNSQLGAIVHGMARAIDKIDPEKYHPILKKRGLLTRDPRAKERRKAGMGGKARAKKQSPRR; encoded by the coding sequence ATGGCTGATACCATCGCTAAACCAAAAATAGTTAAAAAAGATTACGTGGCTGCAGTTGGCCGACGCAAAGAAGCCACTGCTCGAGTTCGTCTGTATCTGACCAAAAAAGGTGAGATTGAAGTCAATGGCAAACGAATTGAAGAATATTTTCCTGGAGAAATTGCTAAATCAATGTATGCTGAACCATTGCGAACTTGTAATTTGATTGGCAAACATGCTATTTCAATCAAAGTGAACGGTTCTGGTAAAAATAGCCAATTAGGAGCTATTGTACATGGTATGGCTCGAGCTATTGATAAAATTGATCCGGAAAAATATCACCCAATTTTGAAAAAACGAGGTTTATTAACCCGAGATCCTCGGGCTAAAGAACGCCGCAAAGCTGGTATGGGTGGAAAAGCTCGAGCTAAGAAGCAATCTCCGAGACGGTAA
- a CDS encoding nucleoside monophosphate kinase: MFIIIYGPEGSGKSTQCVMLADKLDLTKLGSGDLVRKYAKEDKGIIGQICRDGLQKGHYIADSEMFVMWKQRFKEPDVDKGFVIEGFPRNMTQALFLDDKLSKYKKEATLVIYLKVREKESIKRLLKRGRRNPDGSLADSPENIRERLRRYKAEEKDVLEFYKGKDILHEVDGERSIEEIHEDLVKLAQKYDNGTATKE; encoded by the coding sequence ATGTTTATTATCATTTATGGTCCTGAAGGTTCTGGCAAAAGCACGCAATGTGTCATGCTGGCTGATAAACTAGATTTAACTAAATTAGGCTCTGGTGATTTGGTTCGTAAGTATGCTAAAGAGGATAAAGGGATTATTGGTCAAATCTGCCGAGACGGTTTACAAAAAGGTCACTATATTGCTGATAGCGAAATGTTTGTGATGTGGAAGCAACGGTTTAAAGAACCGGATGTGGATAAAGGTTTTGTAATTGAAGGTTTTCCTCGCAACATGACCCAAGCTTTGTTTTTAGATGACAAATTGTCTAAATATAAAAAAGAAGCTACTTTGGTTATTTATCTTAAAGTTCGGGAAAAAGAATCAATCAAACGTTTACTCAAACGTGGCCGTCGTAATCCTGATGGCTCATTAGCTGATTCGCCAGAAAACATCAGAGAACGGTTGCGCCGTTACAAAGCCGAAGAAAAAGACGTGCTGGAGTTTTACAAAGGTAAAGATATCCTTCATGAAGTTGATGGCGAACGTAGTATTGAAGAAATTCATGAAGATCTAGTCAAGCTAGCCCAGAAATATGACAATGGTACAGCTACTAAAGAGTAA
- the rpsK gene encoding 30S ribosomal protein S11, translating to MATVSKAKNKQVTNGRVYVTATFNNTLVMVTNEEGDALCWGSSGSSGFKGSRKSTPYAATTAIDKVIQEAKQMGLKQVKVFIKGPGVGRDAALRVLRSSGVKVSMIADVTPIPHNGCRPKKRRRA from the coding sequence ATGGCAACAGTAAGTAAAGCTAAAAACAAACAAGTAACTAATGGTCGCGTCTATGTGACCGCTACCTTCAATAATACGTTGGTTATGGTGACTAACGAAGAGGGTGATGCGCTATGTTGGGGTTCTAGTGGTAGCAGTGGTTTTAAAGGTTCCCGAAAATCTACTCCATATGCAGCTACTACTGCAATTGATAAAGTCATTCAAGAAGCCAAGCAAATGGGTTTAAAACAAGTTAAAGTCTTTATTAAAGGCCCTGGTGTAGGTCGAGATGCAGCTCTGCGAGTTTTGCGTAGTAGCGGTGTCAAAGTCAGCATGATTGCTGATGTGACCCCAATTCCTCACAATGGCTGTCGACCCAAGAAAAGACGCCGAGCCTAA
- the infA gene encoding translation initiation factor IF-1, protein MGKQNFETKEGEVVEALPNTTFRVKLDEDERVVLCTLSGKMRMYKIRVLPGDRVKVEFTPYDENKGRIVFRSK, encoded by the coding sequence ATGGGGAAACAAAACTTTGAAACAAAAGAGGGAGAGGTCGTTGAAGCCCTGCCAAATACAACCTTTAGAGTAAAATTAGACGAAGATGAACGGGTGGTTCTATGTACTTTATCTGGCAAAATGAGAATGTATAAAATTCGAGTTTTACCAGGTGATCGGGTCAAAGTTGAGTTTACTCCATACGATGAAAATAAGGGGAGAATAGTCTTTAGAAGCAAGTAA
- the map gene encoding type I methionyl aminopeptidase produces MKADLKTKAEIEAMRECGYKLSSVLERLIPFSTTGKTLLEIENLAQKLIAEEGGKAGFAMVPGYDWATCININDGIVHGIPNQYQLRPEDVVSIDIGMYYKGFHTDMSTTFQVEPQHNKEIDHFLQTGQKALEKAIAQVKPGNRIGHISQVIEDIVEGQGYSCSRNLTGHGVGRTLHEYPQIPCILVQDIDQTPLIKAGMTLAIEVIYAQGTYQNKTSKEDGWTISTADGKIAAVFEKTIAVTDDGYLILTP; encoded by the coding sequence ATGAAAGCTGATTTAAAGACCAAAGCCGAAATAGAAGCCATGCGTGAGTGTGGTTATAAGCTGTCTTCAGTTTTAGAGCGACTTATTCCTTTTAGTACCACAGGCAAAACTCTTTTGGAGATTGAAAACTTAGCCCAAAAACTAATTGCCGAAGAAGGGGGTAAGGCTGGTTTTGCCATGGTGCCTGGCTATGATTGGGCAACCTGTATTAATATTAATGACGGCATTGTGCACGGTATTCCCAATCAGTATCAGCTGCGGCCAGAAGATGTCGTTTCAATAGATATCGGCATGTACTACAAAGGTTTTCATACCGATATGTCGACTACTTTTCAGGTTGAACCTCAACATAATAAAGAAATTGACCACTTTTTGCAAACCGGTCAAAAAGCCTTAGAAAAAGCTATTGCTCAAGTCAAACCTGGCAACCGCATTGGACACATTTCTCAGGTGATTGAAGATATAGTAGAAGGTCAGGGCTATAGCTGTTCCCGTAATCTGACAGGTCATGGAGTGGGTCGGACGCTACATGAATACCCCCAAATTCCCTGTATTTTAGTTCAGGATATTGATCAAACCCCTTTAATTAAGGCAGGGATGACTTTGGCTATAGAGGTCATTTATGCTCAAGGAACCTATCAAAATAAAACATCAAAAGAAGACGGATGGACAATTTCCACTGCTGATGGTAAAATTGCTGCTGTCTTTGAAAAGACCATCGCCGTAACTGACGATGGTTATTTGATTCTAACACCTTAA
- a CDS encoding (d)CMP kinase, which produces MTMVQLLKSNLQIAIDGPVGAGKSIVANLLSKKLGIVYVYTGAMYRAVAYLGLQAGVPLENEDAILDLLQKVTIKLKPTDQEDRVCTVLIDDQDVTEALFTPEASAGSSQVAVHPKIRAELVTQQQRMADDHAVIMEGRDITTVVLPKADLKIFMTADVKIRAQRRLEDLVKKGYPKTLDEVIAETEERDYQDSHRAADPLVQASDAWYLDTTDLSISQVIELICDKLKEKNLIAYES; this is translated from the coding sequence ATGACAATGGTACAGCTACTAAAGAGTAATCTGCAGATTGCAATTGATGGACCGGTTGGGGCTGGTAAAAGTATTGTGGCCAATTTGCTATCCAAAAAACTCGGCATTGTCTATGTTTATACCGGTGCCATGTACCGGGCGGTGGCTTACCTGGGTTTACAAGCTGGTGTTCCTTTAGAAAATGAAGATGCTATTTTAGATTTACTCCAAAAAGTCACAATTAAACTAAAACCCACTGATCAGGAAGATCGGGTTTGCACTGTCTTGATTGATGACCAGGATGTAACCGAAGCGCTATTTACTCCTGAAGCTAGTGCTGGGTCTTCGCAAGTTGCTGTACACCCAAAAATCCGGGCTGAACTGGTTACACAGCAGCAACGAATGGCTGATGATCACGCGGTGATTATGGAAGGTCGGGATATTACTACCGTGGTACTGCCTAAGGCAGACCTTAAAATTTTTATGACCGCTGATGTCAAGATTCGAGCACAGCGTCGGTTAGAGGATTTGGTTAAAAAAGGTTATCCAAAAACCCTTGACGAAGTGATTGCTGAAACCGAAGAACGAGATTATCAAGACAGTCATCGGGCAGCTGATCCACTTGTCCAAGCCTCGGATGCTTGGTATCTTGATACTACTGATTTAAGTATTTCTCAAGTTATCGAACTAATCTGTGATAAATTGAAAGAAAAGAATCTGATAGCATATGAAAGCTGA
- a CDS encoding pantetheine-phosphate adenylyltransferase: MNKYQFAALGGTFDHLHKGHQTLLTHAFSVAEKVAIGITRNGMNSHKDLAFAIQDFELRKADIEAFANERGWQNRFNIVELHDMYGPTLDGEQIDCLVVSPLTKPGAEAINQKRQELDKPVLPIEVCHLEESSDGQHISSTRIREGEIDRDGFVYRQIFDHDLAMSDMQKQILKEPLGELIRNPDLEQIASKLDTRQLNVAIGDISSLYAHQNNLPVQVYVFDKREQRQNLETSVDNFLQSPNLITCQNPAGTISQELVSALQSGLTHRQHLKIDGEEDLALLPAILFLPLGSTILYGQPNQGIVLVTVTEEKKQWCKELLI, encoded by the coding sequence ATGAATAAGTACCAGTTCGCTGCTTTAGGCGGCACTTTTGACCATCTTCACAAAGGCCATCAAACTTTGCTTACTCATGCTTTTTCAGTGGCTGAAAAGGTAGCAATTGGGATTACCAGAAATGGTATGAATAGCCATAAAGATTTAGCCTTTGCTATCCAAGATTTTGAGCTACGCAAGGCCGATATTGAAGCTTTTGCCAATGAGCGAGGCTGGCAAAATCGTTTTAATATAGTCGAATTACATGATATGTATGGTCCGACACTCGATGGTGAACAGATCGACTGTTTGGTCGTCAGCCCTTTGACAAAACCAGGAGCTGAAGCTATCAATCAAAAACGGCAAGAATTAGATAAACCGGTCTTACCTATTGAAGTTTGCCATCTGGAAGAAAGTAGTGATGGCCAACATATCAGCTCAACCAGAATTCGCGAAGGCGAAATTGATCGTGATGGTTTTGTGTATAGGCAGATATTTGACCATGATTTAGCTATGAGTGATATGCAAAAACAAATTTTAAAAGAACCATTGGGAGAACTGATACGAAACCCTGATTTAGAACAAATTGCTAGCAAGCTTGATACCAGACAACTTAATGTAGCTATTGGTGATATTTCTTCGCTCTATGCTCATCAAAATAATTTGCCTGTTCAGGTATATGTGTTTGATAAGCGTGAACAGCGTCAAAACCTAGAAACTTCAGTCGATAATTTTCTGCAAAGTCCAAATTTGATCACCTGCCAAAATCCTGCCGGTACTATCTCTCAAGAACTAGTTTCAGCTTTGCAAAGTGGTTTAACACATCGCCAACATCTCAAAATTGATGGCGAAGAGGATTTAGCACTTTTGCCGGCAATTTTATTTCTACCTCTTGGCAGCACTATTCTCTACGGCCAACCCAATCAGGGTATTGTCCTTGTTACCGTAACTGAAGAAAAGAAACAATGGTGCAAAGAGCTCTTGATTTAG